TTTCGCCAACAAACGCGCCTTCTGCACCCGCCGTTTTTTCGAACACAATCCAGTAACCGAAACCGAGCATCTGCCAGTGGCCCGGATACCGCAGCAGACGACTCCAGCTGGCTTCGCGACCCGAAGGCGTGCCACCGATGTATTTCACAACCGCCGGATCGGCCCATTGCGCGGCAATATCTTCAAAATCATCAACATGATGGCCACGTAAAATCAGACGTTCGGTTTCGATAACGGGAGCACTGGTCTGCATGGTTTTTCCTGAATAAGGTGAATTACCATTAACTTAGCACCACAATTGTGCTGACCGGAAGAGAGGTTTTAGCGGGAAATAAAAATCAGACGATAATGCCGCCGCGCAGTGCCGTCGGCGTTATGCCACGCACGGATTTGAAACGGTTACTGAAATGGCTGGCGGAGCTGAATCCGCATTCCAGCGCAATGGACGTGATGTCCATCTGACTGGTTTTCAGCAAGTTTTCCGCGCGGATCAGCCGGGCATTCATCACGTACTGATGCGGTGCCAGCCCCATGCTTTGTTTAAACATGCGGGCGAAGTGGAATTCGCTGAGTTCTGCCAGCGCGGCAAGTTCCGGCAGTAATAAAGGCTGCCCGAGATGCGTGTGAATATAATCTTTTACGCGGTTGAGCATATGCGGTGCCAGCCCGCCGCGTACCGTTGGCAGCGCCCATTGCAGATGGGTGTAATGTTTCACCAGATGCGCCATCAGCAGATTGGCGGCGCTGCTGAGCATCAGTTGATTGCTGTTTTCCTGCCACTGGCTGCTGAGCAAAAAGTGGCGATACAACAGCGTAATTTGCGGATCCTCTCCGAATGTGCGTTCTTCCAGCTCAATCGCCGCCGGGCTGCGATCCCAGGTTTGTTCCACCAGATGTCGCAGGTGTTCGTCGGAGCAATACAGATGCACAAACGACAAATCGTCGCGCACATCCCAGCTCGACATACTGCCTTTCGGCATCAGACAAAAACGATCCGGCCCGCCGCCGTTCCGCCAGCCGCTGCGGGTTTTGTGGTAACACTCGTAGCCGTCGGCAACGTACAGGCTCAGCGTATGGTGATCAGCGCTTTCCTGATTCACGATGTCATTTTTGTTCGACCACGCCGCCAGCTGAATACCGGAACCCAGTTCCACACTGTCATGCAGAACTGCTTTGTGCTGACGCAGCGTTTCGAAAGCCTGATAGACCTTAGTCATGGCGTACCCGTGTGGAGGAAAGATGACGCCCATTTT
This window of the Rahnella aceris genome carries:
- a CDS encoding AraC family transcriptional regulator; this translates as MTKVYQAFETLRQHKAVLHDSVELGSGIQLAAWSNKNDIVNQESADHHTLSLYVADGYECYHKTRSGWRNGGGPDRFCLMPKGSMSSWDVRDDLSFVHLYCSDEHLRHLVEQTWDRSPAAIELEERTFGEDPQITLLYRHFLLSSQWQENSNQLMLSSAANLLMAHLVKHYTHLQWALPTVRGGLAPHMLNRVKDYIHTHLGQPLLLPELAALAELSEFHFARMFKQSMGLAPHQYVMNARLIRAENLLKTSQMDITSIALECGFSSASHFSNRFKSVRGITPTALRGGIIV